One genomic window of Desulfovibrio psychrotolerans includes the following:
- a CDS encoding HAD family hydrolase, translated as MRKLFRQVDACAALAPAQAVHRTHGTWGDRHMKDRAILFDWGGTLMESMPYYLGPGSGWSQVPPVEGAAQTLQLLRSSWLMGLASNASESEEGEIRKSLECMGVGLLLDRIYTYRSIGRPKPWPEFWRHVLADLGLAPGRVVMVGDDFMGDVWGATNAGMSAVWLNLGSADVRSGDRYTTIHRFADLPQALRLLGFD; from the coding sequence ATGCGGAAACTATTCAGACAGGTGGACGCATGTGCTGCGCTTGCCCCTGCACAGGCAGTTCATCGCACACACGGAACATGGGGTGACCGGCACATGAAAGACAGGGCCATTTTGTTCGACTGGGGTGGGACGCTCATGGAATCCATGCCTTACTATCTGGGGCCGGGCAGCGGCTGGTCTCAGGTGCCGCCCGTGGAAGGCGCTGCGCAAACCCTGCAGCTTCTGCGTTCTTCATGGCTCATGGGGCTGGCGTCCAATGCGTCTGAATCTGAAGAAGGCGAGATACGGAAATCGCTGGAGTGCATGGGCGTGGGGCTGCTGCTGGACAGGATATACACCTATCGCAGCATCGGGCGGCCCAAGCCCTGGCCGGAATTCTGGCGGCATGTGCTTGCCGACCTTGGGCTTGCGCCGGGCCGTGTGGTGATGGTGGGTGACGACTTTATGGGGGATGTGTGGGGCGCGACGAATGCAGGAATGAGCGCCGTGTGGTTGAACCTTGGCTCCGCCGATGTGCGGAGTGGTGACCGTTATACGACGATTCACCGGTTTGCAGACCTGCCGCAGGCGTTGCGCCTGCTGGGGTTTGACTGA
- a CDS encoding sigma 54-interacting transcriptional regulator translates to MNDTLASLKIKVLADISNVINKALDLEQSMGEILAILSDNLSMKRATITLMDRASGALVITASHGLSPEEKKRGVYRLGEGVTGMIFETARPYIVPDVHNDPLFLDKTGARKVERDRVSFLGVPILLHATPIGVLNVDRLFDDDVSFDEDVGFLTIVATLIAQFISLNEQVEERVDELKRENVSLRYRVSKEIKGPYIVARSPAMLDVERQVERVAPTRATVLLLGESGVGKTLIARVIHDLSDRANFPFVKVNCASIPENLLESELFGYERGAFTGAVNSKAGRFEEANKGTIFLDEIGELPLALQAKLLRVIQDREFERLGSNLTRRVDVRIIAATNRDLEDLVEQSLFRQDLFYRLSVFPILIPALRERKEDVVGLLNHFLGKVATEYGRQIAFEADALDMLRRYDWPGNVREMENLIERLVIMAETSRIETHMLTPLLASNGSSGDTGSFSDGASPHHSLRDIERTEVINALKRVGWIQYKAADELGLTPRQMGYRVKKFGLESLIASERARYR, encoded by the coding sequence ATGAACGATACCCTTGCCAGCCTCAAGATTAAGGTCCTTGCAGACATCAGCAATGTCATCAACAAGGCGCTCGACCTGGAACAGTCCATGGGCGAGATTCTGGCCATTCTATCTGACAACCTGAGCATGAAGCGCGCCACCATAACGCTTATGGACCGCGCCAGCGGGGCGCTGGTCATTACGGCGTCGCACGGGCTTTCGCCTGAAGAGAAGAAGCGCGGGGTGTACAGGCTGGGCGAAGGGGTAACCGGCATGATCTTTGAGACTGCCCGCCCTTATATCGTGCCCGATGTGCACAATGATCCGCTTTTTCTGGACAAGACAGGTGCGCGGAAGGTGGAGCGTGACAGGGTTTCCTTTCTCGGAGTGCCCATTCTGCTGCATGCCACCCCCATAGGTGTGCTTAATGTGGACCGCCTGTTTGATGACGATGTGTCCTTTGACGAAGATGTGGGCTTTCTGACCATTGTTGCCACGCTTATTGCGCAGTTCATCAGCCTGAACGAGCAGGTGGAAGAGCGCGTGGATGAGCTGAAGCGCGAAAATGTTTCTCTTCGGTACCGCGTCTCCAAGGAGATAAAGGGGCCATACATTGTTGCCCGCAGTCCCGCCATGCTGGATGTGGAACGGCAGGTGGAGCGCGTTGCCCCCACCCGTGCCACGGTGTTGCTGCTGGGGGAATCCGGCGTGGGCAAAACGCTTATCGCCCGCGTTATTCATGACCTTTCTGACCGGGCAAATTTTCCATTTGTTAAGGTGAACTGCGCCTCCATTCCCGAAAATCTTCTGGAATCTGAGCTGTTCGGCTATGAGCGTGGGGCGTTTACGGGCGCGGTGAATTCCAAGGCCGGGCGGTTTGAAGAGGCGAACAAGGGAACCATTTTTCTGGACGAGATAGGCGAGCTGCCTCTTGCGTTGCAGGCAAAGCTGCTGCGCGTGATTCAGGACCGCGAGTTTGAACGGCTGGGCAGCAACCTCACGCGGCGGGTAGATGTGCGCATTATTGCCGCCACCAACCGCGACCTTGAGGATTTGGTGGAACAGAGCCTGTTCCGGCAGGATTTGTTCTATCGCCTGAGTGTTTTCCCCATCCTCATTCCTGCCCTGCGGGAACGCAAGGAAGACGTGGTGGGGCTTCTCAATCACTTTCTCGGGAAGGTTGCCACCGAATACGGCCGCCAGATTGCCTTTGAAGCCGACGCGCTGGACATGCTGCGCCGCTACGACTGGCCCGGTAACGTGCGCGAGATGGAGAACCTTATCGAGCGGCTGGTCATTATGGCGGAAACCTCGCGCATTGAAACCCACATGCTTACGCCGCTGCTGGCGTCCAACGGTTCTTCTGGCGATACGGGCAGCTTTTCGGATGGTGCAAGCCCCCATCATTCGCTCAGAGATATTGAGCGCACAGAGGTCATTAACGCCCTGAAACGTGTGGGCTGGATTCAGTATAAAGCCGCAGATGAACTGGGTCTTACCCCCCGCCAGATGGGGTATCGCGTAAAGAAATTCGGGCTGGAATCTCTTATCGCCTCCGAACGCGCCCGCTACCGCTGA
- a CDS encoding SPFH domain-containing protein, with protein sequence MLTPATIALIAVAVLLVVVLIKGAVIVPQKSAGIVERLGKYSRTLEAGFHVLVPFVDRIAYSFSLKEHVVDVPAQICITKDNVSVEVDGIIYLEVQDAFKAAYGIDNYLRAASQLAQTTLRSAIGKIDLDKTFEEREKINTEVIDAIDQAAMSWGVKVLRYEIKDITPPHSVKEAMEAQMTAERQKRASIATSEGVRQSMINQSEGEKQKQINEALGKAAQVTLVAEADAKRIELVATATARGIRDVAEAVKGDGGLEALNMRLAEQYITQFGNLAKATNTVLMPSNVADVAGVIATAMSTVKEVGGQGR encoded by the coding sequence GTGTTAACACCGGCAACAATAGCATTGATAGCAGTGGCCGTACTGCTTGTTGTGGTTCTTATCAAAGGGGCGGTCATCGTGCCCCAGAAAAGTGCGGGCATAGTGGAGCGGCTTGGCAAATACAGCCGCACCCTTGAAGCGGGCTTTCATGTGCTGGTGCCCTTTGTGGACCGCATCGCCTATTCGTTCAGCCTGAAGGAACATGTGGTGGATGTTCCCGCCCAGATATGCATCACCAAAGACAACGTGAGCGTGGAAGTGGACGGCATCATCTATCTGGAAGTGCAGGATGCCTTCAAGGCTGCCTACGGCATAGACAACTACCTGCGCGCGGCCTCGCAGCTGGCACAGACCACCCTGCGGTCCGCCATTGGTAAGATCGATCTCGACAAGACCTTTGAGGAGCGGGAAAAGATTAACACCGAAGTCATTGACGCCATTGACCAGGCGGCCATGTCGTGGGGTGTGAAGGTACTGCGCTACGAAATTAAGGATATAACGCCTCCTCATTCCGTCAAGGAAGCCATGGAAGCGCAGATGACGGCCGAACGCCAGAAGAGGGCGAGTATCGCCACATCCGAAGGTGTGCGCCAGAGCATGATCAACCAGTCTGAAGGTGAAAAGCAGAAGCAGATCAACGAAGCGCTGGGTAAGGCGGCGCAGGTTACGCTGGTGGCCGAAGCAGACGCAAAGCGCATAGAACTGGTTGCAACGGCTACGGCGCGCGGTATCCGCGATGTGGCGGAAGCGGTTAAGGGAGACGGCGGGCTGGAAGCTCTGAACATGCGCCTTGCGGAGCAGTATATTACGCAGTTCGGCAACCTTGCCAAGGCCACCAACACGGTGCTCATGCCGAGCAACGTGGCGGACGTGGCAGGCGTTATTGCTACGGCCATGTCTACCGTGAAGGAAGTGGGCGGGCAGGGAAGATAG
- a CDS encoding NfeD family protein, translated as MTSFLSPWLIWFLAGVLIMLAELGAPGFVIMFFGVGCLAAAIVAAVAPDAFAVQVGVFIVVTLFSLLTLRKVAVRVFVGRSEGGMQEDTGNVQVGARVRIEVPLQAGRHGRVRFRGTMWTAVAQEDIAAGEEAEITGVDRNNRSCLLLRRVPAGGGEN; from the coding sequence ATGACGTCTTTTCTTTCCCCTTGGCTCATATGGTTTCTGGCCGGAGTGCTCATCATGCTTGCCGAACTGGGTGCCCCCGGGTTCGTTATTATGTTCTTTGGCGTAGGGTGCCTGGCAGCGGCCATAGTGGCAGCCGTGGCACCGGACGCCTTTGCCGTGCAGGTGGGGGTGTTTATCGTGGTAACACTGTTCTCCCTGCTCACCCTGCGCAAAGTGGCGGTGCGTGTCTTTGTGGGGCGCAGCGAAGGGGGCATGCAGGAGGATACCGGCAACGTGCAGGTGGGCGCGCGGGTACGGATTGAGGTGCCTTTGCAGGCGGGCAGGCACGGCAGGGTAAGGTTCAGGGGAACCATGTGGACCGCCGTGGCGCAGGAAGACATAGCCGCCGGAGAAGAGGCCGAAATAACAGGGGTGGACAGGAACAACCGTTCGTGCCTGCTGCTGCGTCGAGTGCCTGCGGGTGGCGGCGAGAACTGA
- a CDS encoding phosphate ABC transporter substrate-binding protein, whose protein sequence is MSRIFRPVMLAVFCLALAVPMAWAAPLDAFQGKQGSINIAGGTAHISVMKEAAKRIMTVNTDIRISVAGGGSGLGVQQAGEGLVDIGNAGRPLSPEEVEKYGLVSFAFAIDGVAVVLHPENPVTELTSEQVRDIYAGKITNWNEVGGADRAITLYTRDEASGTREVFDGKMLAKGPVVVSANVVPSNGAMKTSVAQDPGAIGYVGIGHIDTTVKAPTVDGMTPSQENAADGSYTITRKLYMNTKGEPQGVVKDFIDYLYTAEGEEIIRASGYIPTGR, encoded by the coding sequence ATGTCGCGCATCTTCCGTCCTGTTATGCTTGCTGTCTTTTGTTTGGCCCTTGCCGTTCCCATGGCATGGGCAGCCCCTCTTGATGCCTTTCAGGGCAAACAGGGCAGCATAAACATTGCCGGTGGCACCGCTCATATTTCAGTTATGAAAGAAGCCGCCAAGCGCATTATGACCGTAAACACCGACATCCGCATCAGCGTTGCCGGGGGCGGAAGCGGACTGGGCGTTCAGCAGGCGGGCGAGGGGCTTGTGGATATCGGCAATGCCGGACGCCCGCTCTCTCCCGAAGAAGTAGAAAAGTACGGGCTCGTCAGCTTTGCCTTTGCCATAGACGGCGTGGCGGTGGTGCTGCACCCGGAAAACCCTGTAACCGAGCTCACCTCCGAACAGGTTCGCGATATTTATGCAGGCAAGATAACCAACTGGAACGAAGTAGGTGGCGCAGACAGGGCCATCACCCTATACACCCGTGACGAAGCAAGCGGCACCCGCGAAGTGTTCGACGGCAAAATGCTTGCCAAGGGTCCCGTTGTCGTTTCCGCCAACGTGGTGCCCTCCAACGGTGCCATGAAGACCTCCGTGGCACAGGACCCCGGTGCCATCGGATATGTGGGCATAGGCCACATAGACACCACAGTGAAGGCCCCCACCGTGGACGGCATGACCCCCTCGCAGGAAAATGCTGCAGATGGCAGCTACACCATCACCCGCAAGCTGTACATGAACACCAAGGGCGAGCCGCAGGGGGTGGTGAAGGATTTCATCGACTACCTGTACACTGCCGAAGGTGAAGAAATCATCCGCGCCAGCGGCTACATACCGACCGGAAGATAA
- a CDS encoding PstC family ABC transporter permease: protein MPGNKDRIAGLLLGTAAATVACAVAAVFGFLFLFALPVFTGGQGLAVLGGTWQPETGQFGILPMLAASVCLALSALALGWPLALGLCCSIRGFVPAPLARLLLALLRGMTAFPTVVYGFAALFLLVPFMREAAGRGSGLCWATAALVLALVALPTMVLVMDAGIQQMERRLHLTGAALGFNRRQILVHLVLPACRGNLSAAAALGFGRAIGDTLIPLMLAGNAPQWPHSVFDSIRSLTAHIGLVLATDTHSAAYGSLFVAGCLLLLVNVAVQLALRALPTKNGSSATYGYGA from the coding sequence ATGCCCGGCAACAAGGACCGCATTGCGGGCCTGCTGCTCGGTACAGCTGCCGCAACAGTGGCATGCGCCGTGGCAGCTGTGTTCGGTTTTCTGTTCCTCTTTGCCCTGCCCGTCTTCACAGGCGGGCAGGGTCTTGCCGTTCTGGGCGGCACATGGCAACCCGAAACCGGCCAATTCGGTATTCTGCCCATGCTGGCGGCGTCTGTGTGTCTTGCGCTTTCCGCTCTGGCACTGGGCTGGCCGCTGGCACTGGGACTGTGTTGCAGCATACGTGGTTTTGTTCCCGCGCCGCTTGCACGGTTGCTCCTTGCCCTGCTGCGCGGCATGACAGCCTTTCCCACTGTGGTCTACGGATTTGCCGCACTCTTTCTGCTGGTTCCCTTTATGCGGGAAGCAGCGGGTCGCGGCTCCGGCCTGTGCTGGGCAACGGCGGCACTGGTGCTGGCATTGGTGGCGCTGCCGACCATGGTGCTGGTTATGGATGCCGGAATACAGCAGATGGAAAGGCGCTTACACCTCACCGGGGCCGCTCTGGGGTTCAACCGCCGCCAAATCCTTGTCCATCTTGTGCTGCCTGCCTGCCGGGGTAACCTGTCTGCCGCCGCCGCTCTCGGATTCGGCCGCGCCATAGGCGATACGCTCATTCCGCTTATGCTGGCAGGCAACGCCCCGCAATGGCCCCACTCTGTCTTTGACAGCATCCGCAGCCTCACAGCTCACATCGGCCTTGTGCTCGCCACAGACACCCACAGCGCGGCCTACGGTTCGCTCTTTGTGGCTGGCTGCCTTCTGCTGCTTGTCAACGTGGCAGTGCAACTGGCTCTCAGGGCGCTGCCGACAAAGAACGGCTCTTCGGCCACCTACGGATACGGCGCATGA
- a CDS encoding ABC transporter permease subunit gives MKHPQLSLITAWAWFSALVVPAALTALTGVLLVRGHGALGSELFFGNVPALDAMTGRIPVWDGIWPACVGTLSLLGLTMLFALIPGIGCGVYLAAFARPAVRAWLGLALDLLAGIPSIVMGLFGFTLLLTLRRTLLPQTGPSLLLASACLALLVLPVLVTTTRGALEALPRQLSLSSAAMGLGQWATMRRVLLPAAGRGILGGVLLAAGRAAEDTAVIMLTGVVANAGLPAGVTARFEALPFTIFYRSAEYRDATELQQGFAAALVLLALSLSLLAGARMLQLALERRWEGTVVR, from the coding sequence ATGAAGCACCCGCAGCTTTCCCTCATCACCGCATGGGCGTGGTTCTCTGCCCTTGTGGTTCCGGCGGCACTGACCGCTTTGACCGGAGTTTTGCTTGTACGCGGACACGGTGCACTGGGCAGCGAACTGTTTTTCGGCAACGTCCCGGCACTGGACGCCATGACCGGACGCATTCCCGTATGGGACGGCATCTGGCCCGCGTGTGTGGGCACCCTCTCCCTCCTTGGCCTGACCATGCTTTTCGCCCTTATTCCCGGCATTGGCTGCGGCGTATACCTTGCCGCATTCGCCCGCCCTGCAGTCCGGGCATGGCTGGGCTTGGCACTGGACCTGCTGGCCGGAATTCCCTCCATTGTCATGGGGTTGTTCGGTTTCACCCTGCTGCTCACCCTGCGACGCACCCTGCTGCCACAGACTGGCCCTTCCCTACTGCTGGCATCTGCCTGTCTTGCCCTGCTCGTACTGCCCGTGCTCGTCACCACCACCCGCGGCGCGCTGGAGGCGCTTCCACGCCAGTTATCCCTGAGCAGTGCCGCCATGGGGCTGGGGCAATGGGCCACCATGCGCCGCGTGCTGCTTCCGGCTGCGGGCCGGGGCATTCTGGGCGGCGTGCTGCTCGCCGCCGGACGCGCCGCAGAAGATACGGCTGTCATCATGCTGACAGGCGTGGTTGCCAATGCAGGGCTGCCAGCCGGTGTGACCGCCAGATTTGAAGCCCTGCCCTTTACCATCTTCTACCGCTCAGCAGAATACCGAGATGCCACGGAACTCCAGCAGGGCTTTGCCGCCGCCCTTGTGCTTCTGGCCCTTTCCCTGAGCCTGCTCGCCGGCGCCCGCATGCTGCAACTGGCGCTGGAACGCAGATGGGAAGGGACTGTTGTCCGCTAA
- a CDS encoding ABC transporter ATP-binding protein: MISPDHFPSIVSSAARLADVSVFFGNAKVLHDITLNVPAQGATVLVGRSGSGKTTLLRVFNRLNECLPGSRTAGCATLRLDGRDMDIYGSAFSDPSRLRVRVGMVFQSPDVLPLSIRRNMELPLRHALGLSQASITPRMEEALKEAALWDEVAHRLDTPAETLSGGQQQRLCLARCLAMRPDLLLLDEPTASLDNVASRTIESLLVTLKQRIPVIMVSHSLGQSLRLADRLVLMSAGRIRQCWDRAHGLPDIAQLESLLEAAQEEDACCR, encoded by the coding sequence ATGATTTCGCCAGACCACTTTCCTTCCATCGTTTCCAGTGCCGCGCGGCTGGCTGATGTCTCCGTCTTCTTCGGCAACGCAAAAGTGCTGCATGACATAACCCTCAATGTGCCTGCGCAGGGCGCTACGGTGCTGGTGGGAAGATCCGGTTCCGGCAAAACAACGCTGCTGCGTGTTTTCAACCGCCTGAATGAATGCCTGCCCGGCAGCCGCACAGCAGGCTGCGCCACTCTGCGGCTGGATGGCCGGGATATGGATATCTATGGTTCCGCCTTCAGCGATCCTTCACGCCTCCGTGTCCGCGTGGGCATGGTTTTCCAGTCGCCGGATGTGCTGCCCCTTTCCATACGCCGGAACATGGAACTGCCCCTGCGTCATGCGCTGGGCCTTTCGCAGGCATCCATCACTCCCCGCATGGAAGAGGCACTTAAAGAAGCCGCCCTGTGGGACGAAGTGGCCCACAGGCTGGATACGCCTGCCGAAACACTTTCCGGAGGCCAGCAACAGCGCCTGTGCCTCGCCCGTTGCCTTGCCATGCGCCCGGACCTGTTGCTGCTGGACGAACCCACAGCCTCTCTGGACAACGTTGCCTCGCGCACAATCGAATCGTTGCTCGTCACGCTGAAGCAACGCATACCGGTTATCATGGTATCGCACAGCCTTGGGCAGTCTCTCCGCTTGGCGGACAGGCTGGTACTCATGAGTGCAGGACGCATACGCCAATGCTGGGACAGAGCGCACGGCCTCCCGGATATCGCCCAACTGGAATCACTGCTCGAAGCCGCACAGGAGGAAGATGCATGCTGCAGATAA
- a CDS encoding HAD family hydrolase, with protein sequence MLQITIPGGASLALETLVLDYNGTVALDGELLPGVAERLTRLAPALRIVVLTADTHGTVTRAMQGLPAEVMVIGPSGGKNGNAAPQKPECSSVPASIPQDSAKLQALLRLDATRCVAFGNGRNDGLMLRRAALAVAVMGREGVAAEALLAAHVTVYSIEDGLDLLLHPDRLRATLRC encoded by the coding sequence ATGCTGCAGATAACCATTCCCGGCGGGGCATCCCTTGCCCTTGAAACGCTTGTTCTGGATTACAACGGCACCGTGGCGCTGGATGGAGAGCTGCTGCCCGGCGTGGCAGAACGCCTTACCCGGCTGGCACCGGCCCTGCGTATTGTCGTGCTCACAGCCGATACACACGGCACGGTTACCCGCGCCATGCAGGGCTTACCGGCTGAGGTTATGGTCATAGGGCCTTCCGGCGGCAAGAATGGAAATGCCGCACCGCAGAAGCCGGAGTGCAGCTCTGTCCCCGCTTCCATCCCGCAGGACAGTGCCAAGCTGCAAGCCCTGCTGCGGCTGGATGCCACCCGATGCGTCGCCTTCGGCAACGGACGCAATGATGGACTGATGCTCAGACGGGCCGCCCTTGCCGTTGCCGTGATGGGGCGTGAGGGCGTTGCCGCCGAGGCACTGCTTGCCGCCCATGTGACCGTATACAGCATTGAGGATGGGCTTGATCTTCTGCTGCATCCCGACAGGCTGCGGGCGACCTTGCGCTGCTGA
- a CDS encoding ATP-binding protein produces the protein MNSADATDSPPAFSIIQALPSSPAATGGDTCPFLLRVLTFSLLLVLLATVPARVAHSETVRVGVYENNPLLFLSPEGKPSGLFGDILQEAATRLRWEIVIVPGSWDTLYEMTARGSLDLLPAVALRDDRLAIFDFSETALLTNWGEIFVPRHSGIQSFPDLGEKRIALLKGDTHNKALTEIMQSFGLPFTAVEFSSYADCFLAVAAGNADAAAANRMFGLRHKAAHDLKGTPIIFNPIQMRFAVPKGDPHSLLPRLNGVIADLMHTNDSAYTRGMRLWITAESNGEMPSWLLFAMGGLITAVILSVALSIFLRMQVRLRTARLTELNRTLQEEVAVRAQAERNLARSEERLTLALDAVNAAVWDWRTDTNQVYYSSHWYTMLGYSPYEMPQALETWRNLVHPDDLPGVVKMIAEHLQSGATFEAEFRMLAKDGNWRWILARGRAIERRDEETLRMMGIHLDITERRIFQSQIIQAKEEAEAANKAKSEFLANMSHEIRTPLNGIMGMLQLLQADALSGEQRQYANTALQSAKRLSQLLSDILYLSRIEAGKLPINDAPFSLAALLRETQDLFFPIAKQTGIALHVYADPRIPETVMGDSARLQQVLTNLAGNAFKFTQRGSVHIEAYPMPAARPGTVRILFSITDTGVGIPDDKMHILFEPFTQASEGYTRQYQGAGLGLSICKRLVHLMGGNMAISSEEGAGTSVYFCVTFRPAEKPETQKTDNTDVLAPISSPLRILLAEDEDVNRLATRRQLELLGHSVTTARNGQEALTALKEDSFDLVLMDIQMPVMDGVEAVRCIRTGPEFTAVASIPVIALTAYAMDGDRETFLNAGMDGYLAKPVETDSLARTIDSVRGKIQIRSIG, from the coding sequence ATGAACAGTGCAGATGCAACCGATTCCCCTCCGGCATTCTCAATCATCCAGGCGCTTCCTTCATCCCCGGCTGCTACCGGAGGGGACACATGCCCTTTCCTGCTCCGGGTGCTGACCTTCAGCCTGCTGCTGGTCCTGCTCGCCACTGTCCCTGCACGTGTTGCCCACTCCGAAACCGTGCGCGTGGGCGTGTATGAAAACAACCCGCTGCTGTTCCTCTCACCGGAAGGAAAACCATCGGGCCTGTTCGGCGACATCCTGCAAGAAGCGGCCACAAGGCTCAGATGGGAGATTGTCATCGTCCCCGGCAGTTGGGACACCTTGTATGAGATGACTGCCAGAGGCTCGCTGGACCTTCTGCCTGCCGTGGCGTTGCGGGATGACAGGCTGGCGATTTTTGATTTTTCCGAAACAGCCCTGCTCACCAACTGGGGCGAAATCTTCGTTCCCCGCCATTCCGGCATACAGAGCTTTCCCGACCTCGGAGAAAAACGCATTGCCCTGCTCAAGGGCGACACCCATAACAAGGCACTTACCGAAATCATGCAGAGTTTCGGGCTGCCATTCACTGCCGTGGAGTTCTCCTCCTACGCAGATTGCTTCCTTGCGGTGGCGGCGGGCAATGCCGATGCGGCAGCCGCAAACCGCATGTTCGGATTACGGCACAAGGCGGCGCATGATCTCAAAGGCACCCCCATCATCTTCAATCCCATACAGATGCGCTTTGCCGTGCCCAAGGGGGACCCGCACTCTCTGCTGCCCCGTCTCAACGGTGTCATAGCGGACCTGATGCATACAAACGACTCCGCCTACACACGCGGCATGCGGCTGTGGATAACGGCAGAAAGCAACGGAGAAATGCCCAGTTGGCTTCTGTTTGCCATGGGCGGCCTCATAACCGCCGTCATCCTGTCCGTTGCCCTGAGTATTTTCCTGCGCATGCAGGTTCGTCTGCGCACTGCCCGGCTGACCGAACTGAACAGAACCCTGCAGGAAGAGGTGGCGGTACGCGCACAGGCAGAGCGCAACCTCGCCCGCAGCGAAGAGCGGCTCACTCTGGCACTGGACGCGGTGAACGCCGCCGTATGGGACTGGCGAACAGATACCAATCAGGTGTATTATAGCTCCCACTGGTACACCATGCTCGGCTACTCGCCCTATGAAATGCCCCAAGCTCTGGAAACATGGCGCAATCTGGTACACCCGGACGACTTGCCCGGCGTGGTCAAAATGATCGCGGAACACCTGCAATCCGGCGCAACCTTCGAAGCGGAGTTCCGTATGCTCGCCAAAGACGGAAACTGGCGGTGGATTCTTGCCAGAGGCAGGGCCATAGAACGGCGCGATGAAGAAACCCTGCGCATGATGGGCATCCATCTGGACATTACAGAACGGCGCATCTTCCAGAGCCAGATCATTCAGGCCAAAGAAGAAGCAGAGGCCGCAAACAAGGCCAAATCCGAGTTCCTCGCCAACATGAGTCATGAAATACGCACGCCGCTGAACGGCATAATGGGCATGCTCCAACTGTTGCAGGCCGATGCCCTCTCAGGCGAACAGCGGCAATATGCCAACACGGCCCTGCAATCGGCAAAGCGACTTTCGCAACTGCTCTCAGACATCCTCTACCTCTCCCGCATAGAGGCGGGCAAACTGCCCATTAACGATGCCCCCTTCTCCCTTGCCGCCCTGCTGCGGGAAACGCAGGATCTGTTTTTCCCCATTGCCAAGCAGACCGGAATTGCCCTGCATGTATACGCAGACCCCCGCATTCCGGAAACAGTAATGGGAGATTCTGCCCGGCTGCAACAGGTGCTCACCAACCTTGCAGGCAACGCCTTCAAGTTCACCCAGCGCGGCAGCGTGCACATAGAAGCCTACCCCATGCCCGCCGCCAGACCGGGAACAGTGCGGATACTTTTCTCCATCACCGACACCGGAGTAGGCATTCCCGATGACAAGATGCACATTCTTTTCGAGCCGTTTACGCAGGCGAGCGAAGGCTACACCCGGCAGTATCAGGGAGCCGGACTGGGCCTCTCCATCTGCAAACGGCTGGTACATCTCATGGGTGGCAACATGGCCATTTCCAGTGAAGAGGGCGCAGGCACCAGCGTCTACTTCTGCGTCACCTTCCGTCCCGCAGAAAAGCCGGAAACGCAGAAAACCGATAACACAGACGTGCTCGCCCCCATCTCCAGCCCGCTCCGCATCCTGCTGGCAGAAGACGAAGACGTAAACAGGCTGGCAACACGCCGCCAGCTTGAACTGCTGGGGCATTCCGTAACAACGGCGCGGAACGGGCAGGAGGCGCTTACCGCCCTGAAAGAAGACAGCTTTGACCTTGTGCTTATGGATATCCAGATGCCGGTCATGGACGGCGTGGAAGCCGTGCGCTGCATACGCACCGGACCGGAATTCACCGCCGTGGCGTCCATTCCCGTCATTGCCCTCACTGCCTACGCCATGGACGGCGACCGGGAAACCTTCCTGAACGCGGGCATGGACGGCTACCTTGCCAAGCCGGTGGAAACCGACTCCCTTGCCCGGACCATCGACAGCGTGCGCGGCAAAATACAAATACGCAGCATCGGGTAG